DNA from Gracilinanus agilis isolate LMUSP501 chromosome 3, AgileGrace, whole genome shotgun sequence:
aATGGTTTCCTCCAAAACAAGCCTGAAGCCTCAAGTAAGGGCAAAGGCCAAATAAAAAGCATGTGAAGACCTTCCCTGTCAGAATGGGTAGATGTGAAAAATCTTTTCCAGTTGTCATGAAAGCAGTTAAAGCAGATGTAATGTAAgttttagagcttggtcagacattgaagacatcaAGGTCATCTACTCAATCCTCAATCTTCACCAGTCTTTTTCCTAACATTGGACTTCCATGACTGGAACATAGAATTTGGATGATGAATTTGTGTGACTCTGCCCTCCTGAAATCCAATTCATCCTTTAGTATAGACATCACTCATTATCAATTATGTTGCAATGCCACATTGTGATGTCATGGGTCCtccaagaaaatgaaagaaagaaaaaatctacaATTAATATATTGCAGAAAGTtatatttatcaatttcctttctaGTATTTAGcagatattttatatcatatatatacatacatacatatatatatatatatacatatatatatatattcctcaaGAGATCTTAATTGATAGTTTTGTGTTTCTCTATTCAATTCTTCTCAAATAATAACAGTCAAAATATTAATCTCTatactttcttaaaatttttaaactatttttaataattctattttagttttaaaaataattttgcaatgCAGTTACAAACAACTATTTTTTACATAcctgtataaatggagatattGATCCTTATTGATAGTACAGTTTTACACATGGTATAGTGTTCCTAAATGATAGAGATGACATTTGATTACAAGCATTTCTGTCTCTGAGTTTAGCATTTTATGAATTATAgtatgatggtgaaccttttagatacAGAGAGTGAGACCCCACCCCGACTCCACCCCCTATATCAAGTGCTGTGCTGGTTCCCCCACCAAAGACTGAGTTCCATACCTCATATCctattaccccagacaggggatggAGGAAGCACCCTCATTGGCCTGATAGAAAGAGGGGAAGGTGATGAGAGGTGCATACAGAGCAGGGGAGGGGAGTGACCTGAgcactcctctcccctccagctctgcttctTGTCAGTTGTCCACTTACCCCCAATATACTCCTGGTCAGAGGGTTGGGTAATGCAAAAAACTGTCATCAGGTGAAATGGAGCAattctgcctgagtccctctgcctttctagtaaggaacacTGGGGGTGGATTGGGGAGGGAGGGCAgcctgcatgcccacagagagaactctgtgtgtcatctttggcacctgtgccataggtttgccatcactgctatagtgTATTTGTTCTCAAAATATTTGATGGGTTTTACAGTAAAGAAAGCCTCATGTGAcagagagaagatgagaaagtTCAGGGCATGATTTGGTATAAAGGACTTTTCAGTGGTTTGGGAACCATATGATATGAGTCCAAGGACTGATTCTGTCACTCGCTATCAATGTGACTTAGAACAGTATATTCAATATCTAGATTAGAATGTCCAGTTATAAACAATGATAGCCTTGGAATCCCTGATTATTAGAGTAATTTCCATCCTTAATTTCAATAATCATTTGACCTAAATGTAAGATATCTGCTTCCCACTAGCTTATGAAAAGGATGTATTTGACAGAGTGTAATAATGGATTATTTGAATGGAGTATGATTGGGAACAAGCACATATCGAGAACTTTTCTTTCACCTTAGATGCTGATGGTATCTGTGGAGTTGGGAATCATAGGACATCAGGAGAAAAGGACAAATAGTTGGAAAACATGCAGCCATGAACTGTGcagtgggaaggagaaaagagtcaTATTTGCCAAATTGAAAAGCAGAAAATGTCAAGAtggaatcaatggaatagaaggAGACATATGTGCACACTAGTAAAAGAATTCCATGGGTGGCTTTTATCTCAGGAAAAGTTCTGGGAGAAATGTGGAGATGGTGAATATGTTGGACTTGCTGATGGTGGCTACGCAGAAGAAAAACCAGGTAGGCACTGGCCCAGATCATGAATGCTATGCAAATGACATCAGGAAGAGAGAAGACCAATATATGAAATGAGGCATTAAATGAGTTAGGACTTGCAATTGAACAATATCCCAGATTCCACCATCTTGTGTTGTTACTCATAAATCTTGAGTTATGCATGATCCCAAGCATGGTGAAATATATCAACAGGTGGAAGCACCAGCAGAAGAGACAAGAATAGACAATATACTTTTTGGCTTGGACTTTA
Protein-coding regions in this window:
- the LOC123239902 gene encoding vomeronasal type-1 receptor 1-like, which produces MKLSDFLCTIVFFAQIGIGSLGNSFILLLYIFIFLSSHSRRSIDSIFINLALANLKVLLSKGIPQTMFYLGLKNFLEPVECKLIQYLHNLSRSISLSTTCLLSGFQVIIISPSNYKWSKLKVQAKKYIVYSCLFCWCFHLLIYFTMLGIMHNSRFMSNNTRWWNLGYCSIASPNSFNASFHILVFSLPDVICIAFMIWASAYLVFLLRSHHQQVQHIHHLHISPRTFPEIKATHGILLLVCTYVSFYSIDSILTFSAFQFGKYDSFLLPTAQFMAACFPTICPFLLMSYDSQLHRYHQHLR